agagagagaaagagaacgcATTGAATGCAATTACTGGGTGATGAATTAAATACATAATAACCAAGGATtaatttatgaatgaattagGATTAGGAGTCGTGGTGTTGACGGTGAGACAAATTCGGGAAGTGGGGGAGTCTGGGACAGCTTGGAAGTAGGGATGTGCAAGAATTTTCATGCTGCcgaatattattattttatgattCATATCATAATTAATCATATGTTATCAAATTATTGAAAGTTTATTTTAATTCATTAAGATAATGGAAAGAAGTTTCTTAACACTAATCTTTGTGTAATTGGGTGTAAGTCAAATTAATCTCAAGTTCTCAATTATTCTCATTAATCAATCACAAATATATACGAATTGAAGTATATAATACACATGTGTTATAATCATACTCCCACTACAATAATATTAATCTTAtgtaaactctaattctaaCAATATTACTCCTGTTATATTTTAACATCTTCTTACGTTGGAGCATAAAGAATACAGTAGAAAGAAGATTTTTGACACTAATCTTATGTAATTGGTTGTCTGTCAAATTAATCTCAAGTTCTCAATTATTCtcattaatcatttaatccatcacaaatatatacgaagtatataataaatattatcctactccaactataataatattaatcctacGTAAACTCTAATTCTAACAACATTATAACTATACAAGATAGAATTATACTCCTATTATATTTTAGCATCCTCACACGTTGGAGCATGAATATCTCAAATAGGCAAATAATTCTCTCTTTGATAGCATCCCTATGAAATGACATTATGTGTAATGTGAAGTGTTGACTAACTATGACAAAACATACTCATACCCTGCTTGTGTTTCACTCCCAAAATTTCTTAGCTTCAAAAGTCAATGTTGTCATCGAATGATGGTATGCTTCTGCGGAGAAACGAGACATTGCGAAAGACCAATTAGCACAATCCAGCCAATGAACGAAAGACGAGTCAACGGACAACTTGCCAGGCCATTCCTAGTCGCACCACTCCTTTAGGTACATAGCAAAGTCAACACGTAAAAGGATGCATTGACTCATACATTTCTTAAAATATAGTACCACTCTTAATGTTGCTCCTCGGTAGTCTTTTTTCGGCATTAAATTTGAATCTGGCATAGTGAAAACCAGATAAAATCAAACTTCCTATCAAACAGTTGCACTTTTCTCTATCAGTTAAAAGAGGGACATACATGTAATGCTTAATTTGGAGGGTAATGCAAGTGTAATTCTTCCTACTTAAAATTAGAAATTTTGTAAGATTTTGTAGCCTCTCAACATTCTTACAAAATAGGAACTATTCCTTTGGAAAATTGCTCTACCTTTGAAGAACATCCTAAATAGACGAGAAATTATACAAAATGCatgtgttttgtttttttgttttgctcTTCCGTGGATGAAGATGTTTAACATTTATTCAGTTgtgttttttatttataattttggGTTATTAGTTGGTAAGGGATTTTTTAAAAATCGTAATGTTATGATTCATTTGAGAGACTTAATTAGATATtgcatttttctctttcttgagGAAGATGCGAATAACATTTATAGAATTGCGCTTTATGTGGCAAATTTTTGGAGTTTTTGGCTCATTTGAAACgaactccccccccccccccctttgtTGTGTTGTTTTTAGTATTCTTTACCTTCCCTTTTGTATCTGTCACATTTAACTATCAAACTTCAAAAAACAATCAATCATCCAGAAGTCTCACCAACGCTTCACTACCCCTTCCACTATAAAATTTGCCTCCTCCTCCCCATCCAATACTGCACAACAAAACTCAccacctcctcctcctcctcctcctcctcctcctcatcTTCTCCCACATATTTCTTTTCTTTAAACACTAGCTACCTCATCCTCCACCTGATCTTATTCTTCCTCATATTTCTCGTCATATATTTTCAATCTCCACCACGTAATCCCTTTTTAACTTCGAGTACCGCCACTCTTTCTCCTCATATTCCCAATTAACTTCTTTAAAGTCCACTAATTCTATGGCGCAACAACATTTGTTGTGTCTCAACAACAATCACTACCGCCAGCGAATCCGAGAACTTTATCTCCAACAATGTTACCCATCTAAACTTATCAAATCCAAAAAATTAGGTCGACAACCCGAAGCCTGCCCAACCTACTAGTTTGACATACTTATCCTCAAAACATCTTTTAAAACAGTCGATGTCTTGTACCGTGTTTCTACCCACACCACCTTTCTTAAAATAATCAATTTACCTACTATCAATTTTTTCCAGCAAAGAATTGACTACTTATCCCACTTGTATataaaaattcaactcaaatctCCTAAAACTACGTGTTAGTCAATGTATAACACTTAGGTTCATCACCATATCAGTTTGAACATATTTAATCAAGTGAGAGTGTTTTATCTTCGCCTTATAAAAACATGAAGttatatgaatatatgatctTCTCTTAATTTATTGCAACTAAATAAATCTTATTGACCGAATGAGTTGAACAGAACGGGGCATAAAAATTGAATGAATGATGAAGCCGCAAGCCCAGTAGCACTTTTAAGTTTTAACCCGTCGTCCAGCCCAGTGATCGTATAAATACGTCTTCCTGAAAAAAAACGGCGTCGTATGAGTCATAAGAGATAGTTGAACCCTAGTCTCGCTCTCCCGCTCATCGACTGCACTTCCATTTCTCATTCTTACCTTAAACCCtagtttctctctcttctctcaaCAGCAAGATGAAGCTCGTCAGGTAATTGTTCTTCACTTTTTGTCCATTGAATTTTGATTGTAGTTTCTTCATTTTCGTATTCAATTTTCCGAACAACTTAGTTCTTAATCGTCGCAAATTGTCTTTGCTGTAAAATTCGTATGGAACAGATTTTTGATGAAATTGAACAACGAGACGGTTTCAATCGAGCTCAAGAATGGAACTGTAGTTCATGGAACTATCACAGGTtttactctttctctctcctaaatcgCCAATTTATGGTTTTTGTGAAGTTTTGGGGTAATTTTTTGTTTTGCGTTGTTcttttttacccctaaaatcaATGTCTACGCAACCTAACTGATAGAGTTGGTAGTTCGTTCTTTTTTTCGGGTGTTACATTGATGTTTCTTGGCTATCTGAGGTGGTTGATTGATAATATTGGGTTTTATTTTCGTGTGCTGATTAAATGGAGTTGTCTTTAGGTTTCTTACCGTTATTGCGAGGGTTTAGCAGCTTGGTGGAGAATCATTTGCTATTATGATCTACTTGATTAGTTTGTAATCAGTTTGATAAATTCTAATGGGAGAGATCATAAATCGTGCTCAATGGGCTGTGTTATTGTGTATCTAAATAGTACAAAAGGGGTGAGAAGTTGTGGTTTCTAGCATGTTGTTGTATGGTTGTATTTCCTTACGATTGAGTAGGCTATCAATATCAGCAGTCTGGCTTTATTAGTATGTTTTTTAACTAGTTTGATATATGAAATACAATTTAGGTGTTTAAAGTAACATTGGGTTGTTagatttatgatataatttgATTTTTGTGTTACTTTCCgtggaaaagcgcaagtcataGATTTTCCATCTCTTGTTGGAtgaacaagtaatctcaatgaTTTTAGATCGAGATGGTGTTTGTTTAAGTGTAGAATGGACGAATGGGGAGGTTGGGACACTCTTGTTTGTTTTGCTAGAAAAGGTGCTGATCAGGGGTTGTTGATAGGAGTCGGAGTATAGCATACGAGCTAATGCAAAGTCAATTAAAGCTCTAAAAGCTGAATCAAATCAACAGCCTCATCTTAAACAAGGGGATCATTATGGTGCTTAAGTATTAGGATCTTTGTTCTCATTCCACTTTTGATCTTTGTAGTTTTAGAAATCACAACTAGCCTTAGTTTAAAAAGGCGCAAGGCGCACTAAGGCGCACAAGGCTCAGGCGCACGCCTTTTGGATACAAGGCGCACATAATTTTCtaataaaccttaaaattcggtatagaaaaaaattaacagAATTTATACTCAAAACAACATATTTTTATTGGAGTGCCATATTTTCTTGCCGGTTCATAAGCATTACGACTTGCGCCTGGGCGCGCTTTTTTAAACTAAGCAACTAGCAGCTCAACAATGAATAGTTTTCTTATGATGAAGTCTGTAAATTAGACCCCCTAAACAAAACATTTAACACTTTGTTTCATCTCTCTCTGCTTGTGATGTAGTGAGCTTGGTAAAATTTTCTGTGGTTTTCCTGGATGTCTTGGACTATCATGTGGTATAAATACAAATTATGTAATCTTGCACCTGTTCCAATATGTTTCTTGCATATCCCTACAGAACTATTTGTCTCCTAATTTGGGTGTCTTCAACCTTAACCTAATTTAGTAGAAATGGTGTTTCAGGAACTGAACTGACTGAGACAAATGCATCATAAGTAAAGGAACACTTGAGCTTTTTTTAGGAAACAGGGATATTTTTAGTAATTtgggttgggggggggggggggtagagGGGATGAAGTAGGTGGCTAGTAAACCACAACCAGGTGTCCAGGACACTAATATGGACTCAGAAAAGGCGAGGGAGAGTTTTCGGAAAGGATGGAGAAAAGTTTGTACATGTTATGGGCTTGGTTGCAATGTAGCGTTGAACAGATGCAGGCATAAATATGAGAATAATCTATGTTTGAAAAGGTTATTTGTGTTTCTATTTGGTGTAAATTTACTTTTGATATCAGTCATCTTCACAAGTAAAATATCTGAATAAAGGCCATTGGATTTGCAGGTATTGATATTGGTGATTGATATTGGGCTTTGATGTTCTTGAAAGTTTGAGGGTTTGTATCCCATAAAGAAAAAGAGTAAAATAATATACTAGTTTAGAGCTTTAGACATTCAACTGTGACTGTTACAATATGTCACTGACATTTTTTATTGAACCCGTTCACTTATTAGCAACCAAAACTTTCAAAAAGATATAAAGGAGGCTACAGATTCCCAGTTTTTCGTTTTTTTGGTAAGTGTCTGATTCATGTTTGGAATCATCAGATAAGTTGGGTTATGTCTTCACATTCAAAATATCATAAAGGCTTTGCATGTTTACTTCACTTCACTTCACTGGTATGTTTCAAATAAGTGTTCTCTCGCATGCTAGTGGCAGTTGCTAGCTTCTGAACCTACTATACAAGATCCTGGAGCACTTTTATTATTTATGAAGGACAGGGTACTTTTATTAGAAGAGTTATCAAAGGTCAAATATTGATAACATATATGTCGACCTCTTGTTTTGTAACCCTTGACGATATCTTTACATTTTCTCATCAGAGCATCTATATGCCTCTAATTCCATATAAATTCCACATTTTCCGCATTGTGCATTTTACCTTAAATACTCCTTGTTTACAGTGATGCCTTCTCCTGTAGTTAGGTTGCATGTCCATGAAGCATCCCTTTCTCCTTCCTTAACTAGTTACTTGGATTTACATAGCTAGCCAATTTTTTACCTTATGGGGACTTGCTGCAATAGTTACTTGCTAGTTTTCTTCCTGCTTGAGACAATGTAGGATGCAAGCTCCCATTGCTTTCATTGAATGATTCACCTTTACATCTTTGAAATATTTTTCATCAGTTTACCATAAGCGTTGATCATGATCTGAAAGTTCAGGGTATCTTGATTATCAATAGAGTTAGAGGTCATGTACTGTCTAGGGTGTACGAAAACTTTTTTGATACCAAGGGTTCCCCCGCAAGTTATATCATTGGCACTTTGTTGATTGTTATCTACATTGTTATCTCAGAAGTGcaaaaaacatgtttgcaatTAAAAGTTGGTGTTGGTGGTTTTTTTGTTTAATGGCCTGGATTTATGTTCACCAAATTAACCTTTACCAATTTACCCCACCCTCTCAAGAGCTTCAGTCTAGGTTGTTTGATCGGTTCATTATTAGGATTTCAAATCACTTGCTTACACGATCTCGTACTCTTAAAGTTGGAATTGGTGAGTGAGAAGACAGATTAAAGAGAGACATTCAATGCGATTGAGGAAAGGAAGTTACCTTGCAAGTGAAAGGTGTCTCCTGGATTGTGACTGTCACCCtctttatataattatataacaTAATCATGTCTAAGAGGAACACACCATTCCCAATTCCTTACTCTGTGATGGAAGTATGCCGATGGCTTTGCAAAATTCCACCACTCTTCTACTGTGTTTCCATCCCCATGTCTtacctttatttttctttccaaGGGAGATGGAGGTGTCCATTCATTCTTCTCCTTCCTCTTTCACTCTTTCACTTTTGACAACTGCGTAAGTAGTTTATGTGGTCAAACATACATGGACTGATTGGGTTTTGGGTTGAGGCCAAACTAATGGTTGTTTTGCGCTATAAATTTAATTACGAAAGTGACCATAGGCTTTGTTTCTATATACTTGTCTAGATAGACATGCATAGTGGGTCATGATAGAATTTGCCTTTTTGTTTTCAGTACAGTTTTCTCTTAAAATATGAAATAAGTAAAATTTTCTTGAAACAGGGAACTAGTGATATTTGACACCCATAAAGAATTTACGTGCGAATCAAACTGTGGGTCTCAGACTCCACATGCAAATTGAACGTATTCCATAGCCAGGCATCAGTCCCACGTTGACCAGTGTGGGTTATGGGACTCAACTCCGGTACCTTGTTTTTGACGAGAAAACTAATAATTCTTGCTTAGTGTGGTCACACATTTCTAAAGTTTATCTCAGATAGTAAGCTGAAAAGGATCTTTGTTATCTGGTGTCTTTATTTAGCATTCTTTTATAACCTGCTCTCGTCTCTGCCAACCCCgattctctttatttttgtttgtgTTCTCTTCACCCGAGAAATTGAGACCATTGTACTTTATTTACAATGTGTAGGTAGAAGTTTTACAAGTTTTCAGCAAATGACAAATTGAGACCTCTGTTATAGTAGTCATTTGGTAGGCTGACTAATTGGTATTTGTTAAAAATGTAGAAAATGTGTAAACGTTTGTCCTGACCCCGAGTCATTTTAATTTTCCTAACTTCACTTTTATTATTCGGCAAATCACTCTAATAGTCTAATTCATCTGTCTTATCTTTCTCCCTATGCTATGGTTTGTTCTGATTTCTGTTCTCACTACTGACTTGTAGGTGTCGACATCAGCATGAACACACATTTAAAGACCGTCAAACTCACACCCAAGGGGAAAAACCCAGTAACTATGGATCACTTGAGTGTTAGAGGGAACAACATCCGATATTACATTCTTCCTGACAGCTTGAACCTTGAAACCCTACTCGTGGAGGAGACACCAAGAGTCAAGCCTAAAAAGGCCGCTGCTGGTATGGCCTCTTTAACAGTATTTTATTGAACATAATTGCATGAATATGTAGTATTAGCTGATCCCAAAAAGACTTCTGTTTTGCTGTACTGATGTTCTCTTTTTCCCCTTTATCTAAAATCCAGGGAGACCTGTGGGACGTGGAAGAGGCCGAGGCCGTGGTCGTGGAAGGGGTCGTGGTCGTTAATTTTGTGGCAGGCTGGCCCAATCGTTGTTCTTTTGGTCCTTGTAAACAGATCTTTTGTGACCGGAAAAAGTTCATCAGTGTCGAGGTGCGAACGTGATTACGCTTTGACTTTATCTGCCTTGTTGGCTGAGCTATGAATTGTACGTCGTATTTCTACTTAAGGACCTTAGTATTGAATATTGATAGATGTTGCAAAGAGGAGTGTACTTGTTAAGAATTAAACAGTCGCTAATTGTTTGTAGAAATTAGTCAAGTTATGTTTCATCATTATGATATTACTATTAGACCAGCTATTCTGTTTTCCCCAAGTTTATTACAGGCATTAATTTCTTCATTGGTTCCCCGGATTATGGATGTAAAATGTGAGCAGCACATTGCTAATGACATGAAATCGGGGATTAGGAAATTGATAAGCATGTGTCATTATAGATCTCTGCATTAAATATCCAAAGTCAATACTGCTGTACCCTAAAAAGGCGGTTAATTACCAGTTAATTGGGATGCTATCTGTTACTCTTTATCATATAGATTCATCTTCCATATCATTTCTTGTTCAAAAATGGGTCAAATACTTCACCTAATCGTTCTTTTGATTTCTCTTACAACTCCGGTAATCGAAGCTCAGTCGTTTAAAACACTAGTTGCTCCCATAACCCAAGTAAACCCTTCCACTTTTCTCTACACGATCACTCTCAATCGAAAAGAGAAACTTGTGATAGATCTTGAGTCACCATTCTCGTGGCACCATTGTCGTAAAGCATTTCCCCGTGTTTCATGCCAAGCGAAGCAATGCACTGCTGCACGCGGACCAAACCAAACCCCATGTCCTTCGCACAACCCTAGAACTCCATGTTCGACCTTACCTTCAAACCCGGTTAACCATTCATACGCCTCATCTCACTTAACCTACACCAATGTTTCAACCGCGTTTACTGATGGTCATAATCCCTTTGCACAAGCACACTACAAGAAGATCTTCCTGTCATGTGCCCCTAAGTTTCTAATTAAGTCCCTTCCTAAGGGCACTTCTGGGTTTGCTAGCCTTTCTAATGGAACTCTTTCTCTTGTATCACAGTTTTCTACTTCAAAAGTGCCGATAAAGTTCGGTATGTGCCTCGGGGATCAAGGAGTGGCCTTCTTTGGTGAAGGTCCCTTTTATTTGTTACCTCCTCCTGGAAGGGATGTAACCCAGTTGTTGAGTTATACTCCACTTTTAAAGCACCCATTTAGGGACACTTTAGGTCACTACATTGGGTTCAAAGGTATTTCCATCAACGGACAAGCAGTCGAATTCTCGAAGAAGATGCTTCCGTTTGATAAATTAGTGATGCTCAGCACGGTCACACCTTACACTatacttaaaagttacatttataggGTTTTTCTTCGACAATTTAAGAAGGCTACTCGTGGGATTCCTCGAGTAACCAAGGTTGCTCCTTTTGGGTTGTGCTTGAATACTAGCGATTTAGGGTCTACACGGGTTGGATTGCCCGTCCCTAAGATCGATTTGCAATTGATCAAAGGAGGGAATTGGACGATATTTGGAGCAAACTCGATGGTGCAAGTATCCAAAGACGTGGCGTGCCTTGCGTTTGTTAATGGTGGGAAGAAGGCTAAAAACGCGGTTGTGATAGGGTCGTATCAAATGCAACATAATTTCTTACTCTTTGATCTTGTTCGGTCTAGGCTCGGGTTTAGTTCtttgttatttttctttcaaactaCATGTAATAACTTCAATTTCACTTCTGGTGTGTGAACCAAATATAGGTTGAATGAAATAATGATCTTTCAATTTGCATGTGTAAGCTCAACTGATTTGGGAGTTAACTATTTTAACCGAGAGTGATCTTTAAAAACAATTATGTACAAAATAAGCTAAGTTGACGTGAAACCATCAAATCAGATGGTAACTAGCTTAGTTGGTTAAAATCTTGAGCGATAGATTTCTacaaccaaaaataaaataaaatgaaaaccaTCAAAGCAATAGGATAGAGTAAGACCATCAACATTTTTGTGCAATTCAACAATCTAATAACAGGAAAAGTTGTCACAATGGAACTTAAAAAAACTATTCCAACACAAATGTCATTAACTAGCTTATAC
This sequence is a window from Spinacia oleracea cultivar Varoflay chromosome 1, BTI_SOV_V1, whole genome shotgun sequence. Protein-coding genes within it:
- the LOC110805079 gene encoding chitinase CLP-like, coding for MGQILHLIVLLISLTTPVIEAQSFKTLVAPITQVNPSTFLYTITLNRKEKLVIDLESPFSWHHCRKAFPRVSCQAKQCTAARGPNQTPCPSHNPRTPCSTLPSNPVNHSYASSHLTYTNVSTAFTDGHNPFAQAHYKKIFLSCAPKFLIKSLPKGTSGFASLSNGTLSLVSQFSTSKVPIKFGMCLGDQGVAFFGEGPFYLLPPPGRDVTQLLSYTPLLKHPFRDTLGHYIGFKGISINGQAVEFSKKMLPFDKLVMLSTVTPYTILKSYIYRVFLRQFKKATRGIPRVTKVAPFGLCLNTSDLGSTRVGLPVPKIDLQLIKGGNWTIFGANSMVQVSKDVACLAFVNGGKKAKNAVVIGSYQMQHNFLLFDLVRSRLGFSSLLFFFQTTCNNFNFTSGV
- the LOC110805091 gene encoding small nuclear ribonucleoprotein SmD1a, whose product is MKLVRFLMKLNNETVSIELKNGTVVHGTITGVDISMNTHLKTVKLTPKGKNPVTMDHLSVRGNNIRYYILPDSLNLETLLVEETPRVKPKKAAAGRPVGRGRGRGRGRGRGRGR